Proteins encoded within one genomic window of Aureibaculum sp. 2308TA14-22:
- a CDS encoding type IX secretion system membrane protein PorP/SprF, with amino-acid sequence MKLASVVLLLILGLGTLEGHAQQDPQYTQYMYNMNIVNPAYAG; translated from the coding sequence ATGAAATTAGCATCAGTAGTTTTACTATTAATATTAGGTTTAGGTACTCTAGAGGGTCATGCACAACAAGACCCGCAGTATACTCAGTATATGTACAACATGAACATTGTTAATCCGGCTTATGCGGGTT